Proteins from one Streptosporangium becharense genomic window:
- a CDS encoding NAD(P)-dependent alcohol dehydrogenase, with translation MKAFVLRSYGSPDALELTEIDKPVPGDGEVLVRVRATSVQPYDWHLMRGEPYIARLMAGGPGLRKPKITILGADIAGQVEAVGRGVTEFRPGDEVFAMPKQGGFAEYVCVRESELAPKPKNLSFEQAAAVPLAAGTALLGLRDEGRIQAGQRVLVHGASGGVGTFAVQIAKAFGAEVTGVCSTRNVELVRSIGADEVIDYTVEDFTRKGQRYDLLLDNAGSRPGSACRRALTPKGTYVVVGGPGGRWLQPIPHVLAALAVSPFTSRRTATADVVRCTENKQNLITLTGFIEDGRITPVIDRRYPFEEIPEAVRYQEQGRAAGKVVITI, from the coding sequence ATGAAGGCGTTCGTCCTGCGCTCGTACGGCTCACCCGACGCACTCGAGCTCACCGAGATCGACAAGCCCGTGCCCGGCGACGGCGAGGTGCTGGTCCGGGTGCGCGCCACCTCCGTCCAGCCCTATGACTGGCACCTCATGCGAGGGGAGCCGTACATCGCACGTCTGATGGCCGGCGGCCCCGGGCTGCGCAAGCCGAAGATCACCATCCTGGGCGCCGACATCGCGGGGCAGGTCGAGGCGGTCGGCAGGGGGGTGACGGAGTTCCGTCCCGGCGACGAGGTGTTCGCGATGCCCAAACAGGGCGGCTTCGCCGAGTACGTGTGCGTCCGGGAGAGCGAGCTGGCGCCGAAACCGAAGAACCTCTCGTTCGAGCAGGCGGCGGCGGTGCCGCTGGCGGCGGGCACCGCCCTGCTGGGCCTGCGCGACGAGGGGAGGATCCAGGCCGGGCAGAGAGTCCTCGTCCACGGGGCCTCGGGAGGCGTGGGCACGTTCGCCGTACAGATCGCCAAGGCGTTCGGCGCGGAGGTCACCGGCGTCTGCAGCACCCGGAACGTGGAGCTGGTCCGATCGATCGGCGCGGACGAGGTCATCGACTACACGGTGGAGGATTTCACCCGGAAGGGACAGCGCTACGACCTTCTGCTGGACAACGCGGGCAGCCGCCCGGGGTCGGCGTGCCGCCGGGCGCTGACCCCCAAGGGGACCTACGTCGTCGTCGGCGGGCCGGGGGGCCGGTGGCTGCAGCCCATCCCCCATGTGTTGGCGGCGCTCGCGGTGTCGCCGTTCACGTCCCGCAGGACGGCGACGGCGGACGTGGTCCGGTGCACGGAGAACAAGCAGAACCTGATCACGCTGACCGGGTTCATCGAGGACGGGAGGATCACACCGGTCATCGACCGCCGCTACCCGTTCGAGGAGATCCCGGAGGCCGTCAGATACCAGGAACAGGGGCGCGCTGCGGGGAAGGTCGTCATCACGATCTGA
- a CDS encoding hybrid sensor histidine kinase/response regulator — MTAPIRLLLCQDDDDDAALIVARLRRDGLDVAYERVQTAEAVESALRLHPPDVVISDYSMPVLTAEEVLRLLHDAALDIPFILVSGQIDDERAAALMRVGAHDFVRKDRLTRLTPVVQRELREAEVRRQRRQAQTALSESEQRFRLFAENAPDVIFRYRLLPRAEVEYFSPAALVILGCHPDELNGDPERVLSMVDPDDRRSLEESWRSPTGEPLVVRWRRADGTVVWTEQRAVGIRDGRGRLLAVQGILRDVTAQVNARHERELLQQQLRQAERLESLGQLAGGVAHDFNNLLAVILGHAELALDALPAGTPGRADLECIQQAAERGGALIRQLLVFSRLEPSQPEVLDLNAVIEETGHLLRPTLGEDIEFVTLLDPGLPPVRIDRSKLEQILLNVLVNSRAAMPQGGRLTIATANVEVPEAGADHGPRVRLSISDTGCGMPPEVAERAFEPFFTTKEQGQGTGLGLSTAYGTVKDTGGRISLTSEPGSGTTVRIDLPTAGQAAPAPPNQAASPSRGGDATVLLVEDNDGVRGLVRRMLSRSGYRVIGATAPAEALWITDAIDARIDALLTDVVMPGMSGLELAGLIRRKRPTMPVLLMSGSLPGGVGLPPRTSFIRKPFTRATLLDCLRDAVGNAT, encoded by the coding sequence ATGACCGCTCCCATCCGCCTCCTCCTCTGCCAGGACGATGACGACGACGCGGCGCTGATCGTCGCCCGTCTCCGGCGTGACGGTCTCGACGTGGCCTACGAGCGGGTGCAGACCGCCGAGGCGGTGGAGAGCGCGCTGCGGCTGCACCCACCGGACGTTGTGATCTCCGACTACAGCATGCCGGTCCTCACCGCGGAAGAGGTGCTACGGCTGCTTCACGACGCCGCGCTCGACATACCGTTCATCCTGGTCTCCGGGCAGATCGACGACGAACGCGCGGCGGCGCTCATGCGGGTCGGCGCCCACGACTTCGTGCGCAAGGACCGCCTCACCCGGCTCACCCCCGTGGTGCAGCGAGAGCTTCGGGAGGCGGAGGTCCGCCGGCAGCGGAGGCAGGCGCAGACCGCGCTGAGCGAGAGCGAACAGCGTTTCCGGCTGTTCGCGGAGAACGCCCCGGACGTCATCTTCCGTTACCGGCTCCTCCCCCGGGCCGAGGTGGAGTACTTCAGTCCCGCCGCGCTCGTCATTCTCGGGTGCCACCCCGACGAGCTGAACGGCGATCCCGAGCGGGTCCTGTCCATGGTCGACCCCGACGACCGCCGCAGCCTGGAGGAGTCATGGCGCTCCCCCACCGGCGAGCCGCTGGTGGTCCGATGGCGCCGGGCCGACGGAACGGTCGTCTGGACCGAGCAGCGGGCGGTCGGCATCCGCGACGGGCGAGGCCGGCTGCTCGCGGTCCAGGGCATCCTGCGCGACGTCACGGCCCAGGTGAACGCCCGGCACGAGCGCGAACTCCTCCAGCAGCAGCTGCGCCAGGCGGAACGGCTGGAATCGCTGGGCCAGCTCGCCGGTGGGGTCGCGCACGACTTCAACAACCTGCTCGCCGTGATCCTCGGCCACGCGGAACTGGCCCTGGACGCCCTGCCGGCCGGCACACCGGGCCGCGCCGACCTGGAATGCATCCAGCAGGCCGCGGAGCGCGGCGGAGCGCTGATCCGGCAACTGCTCGTCTTCAGCCGGCTGGAGCCGTCCCAGCCGGAGGTGCTCGACCTCAACGCCGTGATCGAGGAGACGGGGCACTTGCTTCGTCCCACTCTCGGTGAGGACATCGAGTTCGTCACCCTGCTCGATCCGGGCCTGCCCCCCGTCAGGATCGACCGCAGCAAACTGGAGCAGATCCTCCTCAACGTGCTGGTCAACTCGCGGGCCGCCATGCCCCAGGGCGGCCGGCTGACCATCGCGACGGCCAACGTGGAGGTTCCGGAAGCCGGCGCCGACCACGGCCCCCGCGTGCGCCTCAGCATCTCCGACACCGGATGCGGCATGCCGCCCGAGGTGGCCGAGCGCGCCTTCGAACCCTTCTTCACCACGAAGGAGCAGGGACAGGGCACCGGGCTCGGACTGTCCACCGCGTACGGCACGGTCAAGGACACCGGTGGCAGGATCAGCCTCACCTCCGAACCGGGGTCGGGAACCACCGTCCGCATCGACCTGCCGACCGCCGGCCAGGCCGCGCCCGCCCCGCCGAACCAGGCCGCGTCCCCGTCCCGGGGCGGAGACGCGACCGTGCTCCTGGTCGAGGACAACGACGGCGTACGGGGCCTCGTCCGGCGGATGCTGTCCCGATCCGGGTACCGGGTGATCGGGGCGACCGCCCCCGCCGAGGCGCTCTGGATCACCGACGCCATCGACGCCCGGATCGACGCGTTGCTCACCGACGTCGTCATGCCGGGAATGTCAGGACTGGAGCTCGCCGGGCTGATCAGGCGGAAGCGGCCGACGATGCCCGTCCTGCTCATGTCCGGCTCCCTGCCGGGGGGAGTCGGCCTGCCGCCTCGGACGTCCTTCATCCGTAAGCCCTTCACCAGGGCGACGCTGCTCGACTGCCTTCGTGACGCCGTCGGGAACGCGACATGA
- a CDS encoding response regulator transcription factor, whose protein sequence is MAERPGALVIEDSADMRRLLCHVLRMAGFDVSEAATGAQGLDLVDRVRPDLVTLDLMLPDMDGIEVCRRLRGMTTAYVIMLTGLVEETDLLVGLEVGADDYMTKPFSPRELRARVAAMFRRPRTAEGRRTGGEPKVIEFGDLLIDEESREVRLADRPVALTRTEFDLLVALASNPRRVWGREALTRQVWHTDWPGDDHVIDVHIANLRRKLGDDARSGRWVRTVHGVGYRFGG, encoded by the coding sequence TTGGCGGAACGCCCGGGGGCATTGGTCATCGAGGACTCCGCGGACATGCGCCGGCTGTTGTGTCACGTCCTGCGGATGGCCGGCTTCGACGTGTCCGAGGCGGCGACCGGAGCGCAGGGACTCGACCTGGTGGACCGGGTGAGGCCCGACCTCGTCACGCTCGACCTGATGCTGCCGGACATGGATGGAATCGAGGTGTGCCGGCGGTTGCGCGGCATGACCACCGCGTATGTGATCATGTTGACCGGGCTGGTGGAGGAGACCGATCTGCTGGTCGGCCTGGAGGTCGGCGCGGACGACTACATGACCAAGCCCTTCTCGCCCCGGGAACTGCGGGCGCGTGTGGCGGCGATGTTCCGGCGGCCGCGCACGGCCGAGGGGCGGCGGACCGGCGGTGAGCCGAAGGTCATCGAGTTCGGCGACCTCCTCATCGACGAGGAGAGCCGCGAGGTACGCCTGGCCGACCGGCCGGTGGCACTGACCCGGACCGAGTTCGACCTGCTCGTGGCACTGGCCTCCAACCCGCGGCGGGTATGGGGCAGGGAGGCGCTGACACGGCAGGTCTGGCACACGGACTGGCCGGGTGACGACCACGTGATCGACGTCCACATCGCCAACCTGCGCCGCAAGCTGGGTGACGACGCGCGATCAGGCCGTTGGGTCCGCACGGTGCACGGCGTGGGCTACCGGTTCGGGGGCTGA